The following are encoded together in the Nitrospira sp. genome:
- a CDS encoding class II aldolase/adducin family protein, with protein MLTAIGDVMRRCYERGWITTRDGNISMKKREGKYLYITPSGWRKTIVHPEHVIRLEIVSDPVTGLKIPKVGAEQKPSGELWMHWNLQRDSKKTRTVVHVHATHVVAAIYAGIDLQAISAEFPEISRYTRVGPTVSAFPALSRQLADATAECLGVREDGTLAFDIVGQANHGVCAVAMDPWAAFEHIERLDHICEIVLKSGIGARRAG; from the coding sequence ATGCTCACGGCTATCGGGGATGTGATGAGACGCTGTTATGAGAGAGGATGGATTACGACTAGAGACGGCAATATCAGTATGAAGAAACGAGAAGGGAAGTATCTCTATATCACCCCATCGGGTTGGCGAAAGACGATCGTTCATCCTGAGCATGTGATAAGGCTTGAGATCGTCAGTGATCCAGTGACAGGCCTGAAGATTCCGAAGGTGGGGGCAGAACAGAAACCCTCAGGCGAATTGTGGATGCACTGGAACCTTCAGCGGGATTCAAAGAAAACAAGAACCGTCGTACACGTGCATGCCACGCATGTTGTGGCGGCGATCTATGCCGGGATTGACCTCCAGGCTATCAGTGCGGAATTCCCTGAAATCTCGCGATATACGAGAGTGGGGCCAACCGTTTCTGCATTTCCGGCGCTGTCGCGTCAATTGGCGGACGCCACGGCGGAGTGTTTGGGAGTTCGTGAAGACGGGACACTTGCGTTCGATATCGTCGGGCAGGCGAATCACGGAGTCTGTGCCGTAGCCATGGATCCCTGGGCAGCCTTCGAGCACATTGAACGGCTCGATCATATCTGCGAGATCGTCCTGAAAAGTGGGATTGGTGCCCGAAGAGCAGGCTGA